One Pyrus communis chromosome 13, drPyrComm1.1, whole genome shotgun sequence genomic window carries:
- the LOC137712894 gene encoding leucine-rich repeat receptor-like protein kinase PXC1, whose product MKKNEALPFLTLSLLLFASSHPSLSSPPPNDTWALTQFRLQTDTHAHLRSNWTGFDACTLCWTGVRCSTNKARVVALSLPSLNLRGPLDSLASLDQLRLLDLHNNRLNGTVSPLVNCTKLKLLYLAGNDLSGEIPSEISSLRQLLRLDLADNNLRGPFPDNLTRLTRLLTLRLQNNAISGVVPDLCASLADLKELNFTNNELYGRLPEGLLKKFGDKSFSGNEGLCGLSPLPACSFTGTSDPPSAASSETVPSNPSQLPQTTSPNEPTKKQPRKGLSAGVIIAIVIVICVAMLVVVSFLVAHYCARDRCGSSSMAGSESGKRRSGSSYGADQKRVYANSGGGGDSDGTNATDRSKLVFFDPRKQFELEDLLRASAEMLGKGSLGTVYKAVLDDGSTMAVKRLKDANPCERKEFEQYMDVIGKVKHPNVVRLSAYYYTKEEKLLVYDYLPNGSLHSLLHGNRGPGRIPLDWTTRISLVLGAARGLARIHEVFSSAKVPHGNVKSSNVLLDKNGVACISDFGLSLLLNPVHAIARLGGYRAPEQAEVKRLSQMADVYSFGVLLLEVLTGRAPSQYPSPARPRVEEEEEAVDLPKWVRSVVKEEWTGEVFDQELLRYKNIEEELVAMLHVGLACAVPQPEKRPTMVEVTKMIEDIRVERSPLGEDYDDSRNSLSPSLATTEDGLV is encoded by the exons ATGAAGAAGAACGAGGCGCTGCCtttcctcactctctctcttcttctcttcgcCTCCAGCCACCCGTCACTCTCTTCTCCGCCACCTAATGACACCTGGGCCCTCACCCAATTCCGCCTACAGACCGACACCCACGCCCACCTCCGCTCAAACTGGACCGGCTTCGATGCATGCACCCTCTGCTGGACTGGAGTCCGATGCTCCACCAACAAAGCCCGCGTCGTCGCTCTCTCCCTCCCCTCCCTCAACCTCCGGGGCCCACTTGATTCCCTCGCTTCCCTTGACCAGCTCCGCCTCCTCGACCTCCACAACAACCGCCTCAACGGCACCGTTTCTCCTCTCGTCAACTGCACTAAGCTCAAGCTCCTCTACCTCGCCGGCAACGACCTCTCTGGCGAAATTCCATCGGAGATATCCTCCCTCCGGCAACTCCTCCGTCTCGACCTCGCCGACAACAACCTCCGGGGACCGTTTCCGGACAATCTCACCCGCCTCACCCGGCTCCTCACGCTCAGGCTCCAGAACAACGCCATCTCCGGTGTAGTCCCCGACCTCTGCGCCTCCCTTGCCGACCTCAAGGAGCTCAATTTCACTAACAACGAATTGTACGGACGGCTGCCGGAGGGTCTGTTGAAGAAGTTCGGCGACAAAAGCTTTTCCGGGAACGAAGGGCTGTGCGGACTGAGCCCCTTGCCGGCTTGTTCTTTCACCGGCACTAGCGATCCGCCCTCGGCGGCTTCATCCGAAACGGTGCCGTCTAATCCCAGCCAATTGCCTCAGACGACGAGCCCAAACGAGCCGACCAAAAAGCAACCGAGGAAGGGGCTGAGCGCCGGCGTGATCATCGCGATCGTGATCGTGATTTGCGTGGCGATGCTGGTGGTTGTGTCGTTCCTTGTGGCCCACTACTGCGCGAGAGACCGCTGCGGCTCTAGCTCGATGGCGGGGAGCGAGAGCGGGAAGAGAAGGAGCGGGAGCAGCTACGGAGCCGATCAGAAGAGGGTGTACGCCAACAGTGGGGGCGGCGGGGACAGCGACGGGACAAACGCGACCGACAGAAGCAAACTGGTGTTTTTTGACCCGAGGAAGCAGTTTGAGCTGGAGGATTTGCTGCGGGCGTCGGCGGAGATGTTGGGCAAAGGAAGCCTGGGGACGGTGTACAAGGCAGTGCTGGACGACGGGAGCACCATGGCGGTGAAGCGGCTCAAGGACGCGAACCCGTGCGAGAGAAAGGAGTTTGAGCAGTACATGGATGTGATTGGGAAGGTGAAGCATCCCAATGTGGTGAGGCTGAGTGCTTATTACTATACCAAGGAGGAGAAGCTTCTGGTCTATGATTATCTCCCTAATGGAAGCTTGCACTCACTTCTGCATG GGAATCGGGGTCCGGGTAGAATTCCATTGGATTGGACTACAAGGATCAGCTTGGTGTTGGGTGCGGCTCGTGGGCTTGCCAGGATTCATGAGGTGTTCAGCTCCGCAAAAGTACCCCATGGCAATGTCAAATCTTCCAACGTCCTTCTGGACAAGAATGGCGTCGCTTGCATTTCCGACTTCGGCCTGTCTCTGCTTCTCAACCCGGTTCACGCCATCGCAAGATTGGGAGGATACCGAGCTCCCGAGCAGGCGGAGGTCAAGAGACTATCTCAGATGGCGGACGTGTACAGCTTTGGAGTCTTGCTGCTGGAGGTTCTAACGGGGAGAGCTCCATCCCAGTACCCTTCTCCCGCCCGTCCCCGtgtggaagaggaggaggaggcggtGGACCTTCCGAAATGGGTGAGGTCAGTGGTGAAGGAGGAGTGGACTGGGGAGGTGTTTGATCAAGAACTTCTGAGGTACAAGAACATTGAGGAGGAGCTTGTGGCAATGCTCCATGTGGGATTGGCTTGTGCGGTGCCTCAGCCTGAAAAGAGGCCTACAATGGTTGAAGTAACTAAGATGATTGAGGACATCCGAGTCGAGAGATCTCCTCTCGGAGAAGACTACGATGATTCCCGCAATTCACTTTCGCCTTCTCTCGCCACCACTGAAGACGGGCTGGTCTGA
- the LOC137712895 gene encoding uncharacterized protein translates to MASCDDDFSLLGDDSNPNHHLPHAPTSHHIHQPYEPPHRFPTRTPPVHAPPSQPTLKDKVNDGEDHADDGDDYENAAATAFCSNPFDRGTDQTDIVTGAGEKRKDHSDEHRDGGGGGGAPCSYKKSKALASASGDYRKDREEWSDTAILCLLDAYLDKLTQLNRGNLRGRDWEEVAAIVSEKCERQRKSIEQCKNKVDNLKKRYKLERHRMSSGGVSASHWPWFQKMELIVGNSVAAKATSDDDKGVSSSGNTPRQSKRYGMVVSSPVGQMNKVKSAPTIKWRRVVFKISGAALAGAAPNNVDSKLAMLIAREVALACRNGVELAIVVGGRNFFCGDAWVTATGLDRSTAYQIGMMATVMNSVLLQSALEKMGVQTRVQTAFSMHEVAEPYNRQRAIRHLEKGRVVIFAGIGAGTGNPIFSTDTAAALQALEINAEAVLKGTNVDGVYDCNSQDNNFTFEHISFRELVTRGATSMDSMALNFCEEHRFPVVVFNLLEPGNISKALCGEQVGTLIDQTGRIS, encoded by the exons ATGGCCTCCTGTGACGACGACTTCTCTCTCCTCGGTGACGACTCTAACCCTAACCATCACCTCCCTCACGCGCCAACCTCCCACCACATCCACCAGCCCTACGAGCCTCCTCACCGCTTCCCGACGCGAACTCCCCCAGTCCACGCGCCACCATCGCAGCCTACACTCAAGGATAAGGTCAACGACGGAGAAGACCACGCTGACGACGGAGATGACTACGAAAATGCAGCCGCTACCGCGTTCTGCTCGAATCCCTTCGATAGAGGCACCGATCAGACCGACATCGTCACCGGCGCGGGCGAGAAGAGAAAGGACCACTCCGATGAGCACAGAGACGGCGGCGGCGGGGGAGGAGCTCCGTGCAGTTACAAGAAATCGAAAGCCTTGGCGTCTGCGAGCGGAGATTACAGGAAGGACCGAGAGGAGTGGAGCGACACGGCGATATTGTGCCTTCTGGACGCCTACCTGGACAAGCTCACGCAGCTGAATCGGGGAAATCTGAGAGGCAGAGATTGGGAGGAGGTGGCGGCGATCGTGAGCGAGAAGTGTGAGAGGCAGAGAAAGAGCATCGAGCAGTGCAAGAACAAGGTCGATAACTTGAAGAAGAGGTACAAGCTTGAGAGGCACAGGATGAGCAGCGGCGGCGTTTCGGCGAGTCACTGGCCTTGGTTCCAGAAGATGGAGCTGATCGTCGGCAATTCAGTGGCGGCAAAGGCCACCTCCGATGACGATAAAGGAGTTTCTTCTTCGGGTAACACACCACGGCAATCGAAGAG ATATGGAATGGTGGTGTCGAGTCCTGTAGGTCAGATGAACAAGGTGAAATCAGCTCCGACTATCAAATGGCGGAGAGTggtcttcaaaatcagtggtgCTGCTCTTGCTGGTGCTGCTCCAAACAATGTCGACTCAAAG CTGGCAATGCTGATTGCGAGGGAGGTTGCGTTGGCTTGTCGCAATGGCGTGGAG TTGGCAATTGTTGTTGGAGGTCGCAACTTCTTTTGTGGAGATGCATGGGTGACGGCGACAGGGTTAGATAGAAGTACTGCGTACCAGATTGG AATGATGGCCACTGTAATGAATTCCGTATTGCTCCAGTCAGCATTGGAGAAGATGGGAGTCCAGACACGTGTTCAAACTGCATTTTCAATGCATGAGGTTGCTGAACCATACAACAGGCAGCGGGCCATCCGGCATCTTGAAAAAGGCAGAGTTGTAATTTTTGCTGGGATTGGTGCTGGCACGGGAAATCCCATCTTTTCCACTGACACAGCTGCAGCATTACAAGCTTTGGAGA TTAATGCAGAGGCAGTACTTAAGGGTACCAATGTAGATGGTGTCTATGATTGCAACTCTCAAGACAATAATTTTACATTTGAGCACATCTCTTTTAGGGAGTTGGTCACAAGAGGCGCCACCTCCATGGACTCGATGGCCCTGAACTTCTGCGAAGAACACAGGTTTCCTG TTGTGGTCTTTAATCTGTTAGAGCCTGGAAATATATCGAAAGCGCTATGCGGAGAACAAGTTGGTACCCTGATAGATCAAACTGGAAGGATTAGCTAA